In Candidatus Pantoea floridensis, a single genomic region encodes these proteins:
- a CDS encoding efflux RND transporter permease subunit: MDISRQFIDNPVRVWLAILLLGVGGIFALLNIGRLEDPAFTIKTAVVVTHYPGASAQQVEEEVTLPLENALQQLPYLDNVSSISSNGLSQITVNIASRYHSRELPQIWDELRRRVGDAARFFPPGVSAPFVNDDFGDVFGFFFTISGDNFSNSELVQYAEQLRRELVLVPGVGKVALGGVIPQQINVDVSLTMMAARGITLPQLASVLSRLNVVSSAGEIKAGTESIRLHPTGEFQNIEELSNLLVSPPGDHATTRLRDIATLSRGLSDSPSSIYHANVRPAVTMGISFIPGVNVIDVGRALEAKLQQMSAEKPAGIQLNVFYDQAAEVAHSVNGFIANFLMALAIVVGVLLIFMGVRSGIIIALSLALNVLGTLLIMYLCGIELQRISLGALIIALSMLVDNAIVIVEGVLMARQQNSPLMTTINFVIRRTAFPLLGATIIAILAFAPIGLSQDSTGEYCKSLFQVLLISLLLSWFCALTITPVLIKWWLFNAQASAAAAVSVSPYEGGFYRLYQRMLQVLLTQKTLTLSLMAVLLALAIWGFGSVRQNFFPSANTPIFFVDLWLPYGTDIKSTENMASEIEKSITGQQGVISTVTTIGQGSMRFILTYNGQRQYSNYAQIMVRMDDQRNITALTRRIDSYIARQYPQVNASTKRVMFGPSGGSAIEVRIKGPDPDRMRLIASQVDAILTQDSATDSVRNDWQNRSKVIRPQYNLALGRELGVDKQDVDNALEMNFSGSRVGLYREGADLLPVMVRPPASERQDANHLNNVLVWSQSQQQYIPLSNVVSGFSLQWEDPLILRRDRSRVLTVQTDPNPLSNDTSGDILARVKPLIDHIPLPHGYSIEWGGDAESSSEAQQGVFTSLPLGYLVMFVITVLMFSSLKNAVAIWLTVPLALIGVTPGFLITGIPFGFMALIGLLSLSGMLIRNGIVLVEEIEQQKLLKPLGEAILYAATSRLRPILLTAFTTVLGLAPLLRDVFFQSMAVVIMFGLGFATVLTLLVLPVIYACFHRQTAS, encoded by the coding sequence ATGGATATCTCCCGGCAGTTTATTGATAATCCGGTACGCGTCTGGCTGGCGATTTTGTTACTGGGCGTCGGCGGTATTTTTGCCCTGCTCAATATTGGTCGCCTCGAAGATCCCGCGTTTACCATTAAAACCGCGGTGGTGGTTACGCATTATCCCGGTGCCTCCGCTCAGCAGGTGGAAGAGGAAGTCACTTTGCCACTGGAGAACGCGCTGCAGCAGTTGCCGTACCTAGACAACGTCAGTTCGATCTCATCTAATGGGCTGTCACAGATTACAGTGAACATTGCCTCACGCTACCATTCCCGTGAATTGCCGCAAATATGGGATGAACTGCGGCGCAGAGTGGGCGACGCGGCGCGTTTCTTTCCTCCCGGCGTTTCTGCACCGTTCGTCAATGATGATTTCGGCGATGTCTTCGGTTTTTTCTTCACGATTTCAGGCGATAACTTCAGTAATTCGGAGTTAGTGCAGTACGCGGAGCAGCTGCGTCGTGAACTGGTGCTGGTTCCGGGCGTGGGGAAAGTGGCGCTCGGCGGAGTGATCCCCCAGCAAATTAACGTCGATGTTTCGCTGACGATGATGGCTGCGCGCGGCATCACCCTGCCGCAACTTGCCAGCGTGCTGAGCCGCCTGAATGTGGTTTCAAGCGCGGGAGAGATCAAAGCCGGGACGGAATCTATCCGCCTGCATCCCACCGGTGAGTTTCAAAACATCGAAGAGTTAAGCAATCTGCTGGTGAGCCCGCCGGGCGACCACGCCACCACCCGATTACGCGATATCGCTACGCTCTCGCGTGGGCTGAGCGATTCGCCCTCCAGCATTTACCATGCCAACGTACGTCCGGCGGTGACCATGGGAATTTCGTTTATCCCTGGGGTAAACGTGATTGACGTTGGTCGTGCGCTGGAGGCCAAACTGCAGCAGATGTCGGCAGAAAAGCCAGCGGGCATCCAACTCAATGTGTTTTACGATCAGGCTGCGGAAGTGGCGCACTCCGTGAATGGCTTTATTGCTAATTTCCTCATGGCATTAGCGATTGTGGTCGGCGTGCTGCTGATTTTTATGGGCGTGCGCAGCGGCATAATTATTGCGCTTTCACTGGCGCTGAATGTGCTGGGTACGCTGCTGATCATGTATCTGTGCGGTATTGAGCTACAGCGTATCTCGCTGGGCGCGCTCATCATCGCCCTCAGTATGCTGGTGGATAATGCCATTGTGATTGTCGAAGGCGTGCTGATGGCGCGCCAGCAAAACTCGCCCCTCATGACCACCATCAACTTCGTTATTCGCCGCACCGCCTTCCCCCTCTTGGGAGCGACAATCATCGCCATTCTGGCGTTTGCCCCCATCGGATTATCGCAGGATTCTACCGGTGAATACTGCAAATCGCTGTTTCAGGTGTTGCTGATTTCCCTGCTGCTGAGCTGGTTTTGCGCCCTCACTATCACACCGGTACTGATCAAATGGTGGCTGTTTAACGCGCAGGCGTCAGCAGCCGCCGCGGTCAGTGTCTCACCTTATGAGGGTGGCTTTTATCGGCTTTATCAGCGGATGTTGCAGGTGCTGCTCACGCAGAAAACCCTCACGCTTTCTCTGATGGCGGTGCTGCTGGCGTTAGCAATTTGGGGATTCGGCTCGGTACGGCAAAATTTCTTTCCGTCTGCCAATACGCCGATCTTCTTTGTCGATCTCTGGTTACCTTACGGCACCGACATCAAATCTACTGAAAACATGGCCAGCGAGATTGAGAAATCGATTACCGGCCAGCAGGGCGTGATCTCGACGGTAACCACCATTGGTCAGGGCAGCATGCGCTTTATTCTCACTTACAACGGGCAGCGCCAGTACAGCAATTACGCGCAGATCATGGTGCGCATGGACGATCAGCGCAATATCACCGCCCTTACCCGGCGTATTGACAGCTACATTGCACGCCAGTATCCGCAGGTGAACGCCAGCACCAAACGGGTGATGTTTGGCCCTTCCGGCGGCAGCGCGATCGAGGTGCGTATTAAGGGACCCGATCCCGACAGAATGCGGCTGATTGCCAGCCAGGTTGATGCCATCCTGACTCAGGATTCCGCCACTGATAGCGTGCGGAATGATTGGCAAAACCGCAGCAAAGTTATTCGCCCGCAGTACAATCTGGCGCTCGGCCGTGAGTTAGGCGTGGATAAACAGGATGTTGATAACGCGCTGGAGATGAATTTCTCAGGCAGCCGCGTGGGGCTTTATCGTGAAGGCGCCGATTTGCTGCCGGTAATGGTGCGGCCACCGGCCAGCGAGCGGCAGGACGCCAATCATCTGAATAATGTGCTGGTGTGGAGCCAGAGCCAGCAGCAGTATATTCCGCTCAGTAATGTTGTAAGCGGCTTCAGCTTGCAATGGGAAGATCCGCTGATTCTGCGCCGCGATCGCAGCCGGGTGCTGACGGTTCAGACCGACCCGAATCCGCTCAGCAACGATACGTCCGGTGATATTCTGGCGCGCGTAAAGCCGCTGATTGATCACATCCCGCTGCCGCACGGATACAGCATCGAATGGGGAGGCGATGCCGAAAGTTCCAGTGAGGCGCAGCAAGGAGTGTTTACCTCGCTGCCGCTGGGGTATCTGGTGATGTTCGTCATTACCGTGCTGATGTTCAGCTCACTGAAGAATGCCGTTGCCATCTGGCTGACGGTGCCGCTGGCGCTAATCGGTGTCACGCCCGGTTTCTTGATCACCGGCATTCCGTTTGGTTTTATGGCCCTTATTGGCCTGTTAAGCCTGAGTGGCATGTTGATCCGTAACGGAATTGTGCTGGTTGAGGAGATTGAACAACAGAAGCTGTTGAAGCCGCTGGGAGAAGCGATCCTCTATGCCGCCACCTCGCGTTTGCGCCCGATTTTGCTCACGGCTTTCACTACCGTGCTGGGACTCGCGCCGCTGCTGCGTGATGTATTTTTTCAAAGCATGGCGGTGGTGATTATGTTCGGCCTGGGCTTTGCAACCGTACTGACGCTGCTGGTTCTGCCGGTGATCTATGCCTGCTTCCATCGCCAAACCGCGTCATGA
- a CDS encoding efflux RND transporter periplasmic adaptor subunit, with protein MTRYFTLLAIVIFITTACDQKKQEVAPPPRMVKVFDVMASGASQQRIFPARIESGDSTEVSFKRGGQIESLDIRQGTRVVQGQQIARLTAREAQQRVNERQTAATLAQRQFARFQTLSGRQAISQAEMDVQRANRDAANAALQIAREELGQMTLTAPFSGIAATVNVRNHQVVAAGQTIATLTRTDLLDVVFSVPENLFTALDMRNMTYRPVVRINSLPDREFQAEYKEHTGSSSSNTLTWQIILTMPRPADFPAVGGVSGTVTINLANLPANVDRESLVVPVEAVFNPDNSQRNEPHVWVVQGSGDRLHVEDRKVSVGAVTDRGVVITAGLQAGERVVAAGVNELHAQQPVRIWTRERGL; from the coding sequence GTGACGCGTTATTTTACTCTGCTTGCCATTGTTATTTTTATAACAACCGCTTGCGATCAAAAAAAGCAGGAAGTCGCTCCGCCACCGCGCATGGTCAAAGTTTTTGACGTTATGGCTTCCGGCGCATCGCAACAGCGCATATTTCCGGCTCGCATTGAGTCTGGCGACTCCACAGAGGTGTCATTTAAGCGTGGAGGGCAGATTGAGTCACTGGATATTCGTCAGGGAACCCGCGTGGTGCAGGGGCAGCAAATCGCCAGATTAACCGCACGCGAAGCCCAGCAACGCGTTAATGAACGACAAACTGCCGCCACGCTTGCCCAGCGCCAGTTTGCCCGCTTTCAAACGCTTTCAGGCCGGCAGGCAATTTCGCAGGCAGAGATGGACGTGCAGCGTGCCAATCGGGATGCCGCCAATGCAGCGCTACAAATCGCGCGCGAAGAGTTGGGTCAAATGACGCTGACCGCGCCCTTTAGCGGTATTGCCGCTACGGTTAATGTTCGCAATCATCAGGTGGTTGCCGCCGGTCAAACCATCGCCACCCTCACCCGCACCGATCTACTCGACGTGGTGTTTAGCGTGCCGGAGAACCTGTTTACCGCGTTAGATATGCGCAACATGACTTATCGACCCGTGGTGCGCATTAATAGCCTGCCGGATCGTGAATTCCAGGCAGAATACAAGGAACACACCGGCAGCAGCAGCAGTAACACCCTGACATGGCAAATTATTTTGACTATGCCGCGCCCAGCAGATTTTCCTGCAGTAGGCGGAGTGAGCGGCACGGTGACGATTAATCTCGCCAATTTGCCAGCCAATGTGGATCGTGAATCCCTCGTAGTACCTGTTGAAGCCGTGTTCAATCCGGATAACAGCCAGCGTAACGAACCCCACGTATGGGTTGTGCAGGGCAGCGGCGATCGGCTGCACGTGGAGGATCGAAAAGTCAGCGTCGGTGCAGTGACCGATCGCGGCGTGGTGATTACCGCCGGACTTCAGGCAGGGGAACGCGTGGTCGCCGCCGGGGTGAATGAACTGCATGCCCAGCAGCCGGTGCGCATCTGGACGCGTGAGCGGGGGTTGTAA